The sequence below is a genomic window from bacterium CG_4_10_14_0_2_um_filter_33_32.
GAAAGAAGTTGTTAAAGAATGTAAAAAAAGAAGAGTACCTATAAGAATAGGTGTTAATATTGGTTCTTTAGAGCCTGAGGCAGAAAAGAAATATGGTAGAACACCAAAAGCAATGGTGGCGAGCGCTCTTAAAAACATTAAAATTTTAGAAGAACTCAACTTTAGAAATATTGTTATTTCTTTAAAAGCTTCAGATGTATTAAGGACAGTAGAAGCTTATCGGTTATTATCAAAAAGAGTAAATTATCCACTGCATTTGGGGATAACTGAGGCTGGGACTCCTAAAAGCGGAATTATTAAAAGTTCGGTTGGTTTAGGTATTTTATTATATGAAAGTATAGGTGATACAGTTAGAGTTTCTTTAACAGCTGATCCGGAAGAAGAGGTAAGAGTTGCTTGGGAAATTTTAAAATCTTTGGGATTACGGCAAAAAGGAGCGACGTTAATATCTTGTCCAACTTGCGGAAGGACTGAAATAGATTTGATTAAATTGGCAAATCTGGTAGAATCAAAAATTACAGCGATTGATAAGCCAATAACCGTTGCTGTAATGGGTTGTATCGTAAACGGCCCAGGAGAGGCAAAAGAAGCAGATATTGGTATTGCTGGCGGTAAAAAATCAGGCGTGATCTTTAAAAAAGGTAAAATTTTAAAAACTGTTCCAGAAGATAAACTACTTAGTGAACTATTAAAAGAAATAAAAGCTTTTTAGCATTGCTTTAAAACTATGCTGTTAAGTAATTGTCATTCTTGTTTCTCTTTTATCATTCACGCTTTCTTTCCGTCATTCCCGCCTTCGCGGGAATCCAGTTAAAGTTTGGCATTTTGTTTAGGAATTTTTCCTAAACAGAAACCCGCACTTTAAAAAGGTAGGTGATATTGTAATGCGTGAAATGACAAAATTTCAGATTGAAACCAACGAAGCCTATAAGGATGGCAGTAAGATTATGGGGTATGTTTTCGGTCTTTTTTTGGCCGTTTTCATGGTGGGGAATTGGTTAGTAGATTTCATTTTGAACCCTCCGCCAGCTCCTATTTACTTAGCCTCGTTGATAGTACCAATTTTTTGCACAATGGTATTATTAGTTTCGGTTATATTCGTTCATAAAAAAGCCGCTGAAGAAGCAAAATTCTACGATGAAGATGATCAGGGTGGTGAACCTTCCATCATTAGATGGGAAGATTATAGCTTTTTATCTCAATTTACAAAGGTATTGCTTGTAATAATCGAATGGATGGTTCTTTCAGAGTTGATACTTTTAGCTATTTATCTANNNNNNNNNNNNNNNNNNNNNNNNNNNNNNNNNNNNNNNNNNNNNNNNNNNNNNNNNNNNNNNNNNNNNNNNNNNNNNNNNNNNNNNNNNNNNNNNNNNNNNNNNNNNNNNNNNNNNNNNNNNNNNNNNNAGCATATTATAAAAGCGATTAATCAAGATTTGGAAAAGAAGGGT
It includes:
- a CDS encoding 4-hydroxy-3-methylbut-2-en-1-yl diphosphate synthase; its protein translation is MTKIKKNQTKVVKIGNVTIGGNNPVAVQSMANTDTRDPKSTIQQIKRLEKAGCEIVRLAVPDEKAAKSIAKIKPKVSIPIVADIHFDYKLALEALKSGADKIRINPGNIGEQWKVKEVVKECKKRRVPIRIGVNIGSLEPEAEKKYGRTPKAMVASALKNIKILEELNFRNIVISLKASDVLRTVEAYRLLSKRVNYPLHLGITEAGTPKSGIIKSSVGLGILLYESIGDTVRVSLTADPEEEVRVAWEILKSLGLRQKGATLISCPTCGRTEIDLIKLANLVESKITAIDKPITVAVMGCIVNGPGEAKEADIGIAGGKKSGVIFKKGKILKTVPEDKLLSELLKEIKAF